The proteins below come from a single Biomphalaria glabrata chromosome 10, xgBioGlab47.1, whole genome shotgun sequence genomic window:
- the LOC106069905 gene encoding uncharacterized protein K02A2.6-like: MRLYRYDVQYQYTKGNRLQIAATLSRDPLPEQKDFPDTSMNTVGLALPDIMLDKVKNAVKLDNEMQILKQYILNGWPDKHHIVPELKQYWSLADVLTYEDGLLMKGERIIIPRALRKEVETKLHAAHLGYDAMIRRARDAVFWLGIAARIKEIANACQPCQQSKPANQKESLIQHNESSNPCDKVGIDVFQIFNQQYLAIVDYYSNFIEVEHLHTTTSQVVIRKLKNLFARYGVPKVCISDFGPQFSSAELTAFMKAWGVHHLKSSPGHHQSNGKAEAAVKMLKNLMKKSKESKSDAYEALLEFRNTPRQPI, translated from the coding sequence ATGCGTTTGTACCGATACGATGTTCAGTACCAGTATACCAAAGGAAACAGATTACAGATTGCAGCCACGCTAAGCAGAGACCCTTTGCCAGAGCAGAAAGATTTTCCTGACACCTCTATGAACACTGTAGGACTGGCCCTCCCAGATATAATGTTAGATAAAGTTAAAAATGCAGTCAAATTAGACAATGAGATGCAGATATTGAAACAGTACATACTGAACGGTTGGCCAGACAAGCATCATATTGTACCAGAACTTAAACAGTATTGGTCACTTGCAGATGTACTGACTTATGAGGATGGCCTTCTAAtgaaaggggagagaataaTTATTCCAAGAGCATTAAGAAAAGAAGTTGAGACCAAACTACATGCAGCACATTTAGGGTATGATGCCATGATAAGAAGAGCAAGGGACGCAGTTTTCTGGCTGGGAATAGCGgcaagaataaaagaaatagcTAATGCATGCCAACCTTGTCAGCAAAGTAAACCTGCAAACCAGAAAGAAAGCTTAATACAGCATAATGAGAGTTCAAATCCCTGTGACAAAGTTGGAATAGATGTGTTCCAAATATTTAACCAACAATACCTTGCCATAGTTGACTACTATTCAAATTTTATTGAAGTAGAACATTTGCACACGACaacaagtcaagttgttataagaaaactaaaaaatttgTTTGCCAGATATGGGGTCCCCAAAGTTTGTATCAGTGATTTTGGACCTCAGTTTTCATCTGCTGAATTAACCGCATTTATGAAAGCATGGGGTGTCCATCATTTAAAATCTTCACCAGGACACCATCAGTCAAACGGCAAGGCAGAGGCAGCAGTGAAAATGTTAAAGAATCTGATGAAAAAATCCAAAGAAAGTAAATCAGATGCCTATGAAGCcctattagagtttagaaatacgCCCAGGCAACCAATTTAA